A region of the Meles meles chromosome 18, mMelMel3.1 paternal haplotype, whole genome shotgun sequence genome:
GCTCCCACCTTGCCCGTGCCTTGGAACGGCCCACGAGACCGCAGCGGCCCAGGCCCCAGTCACATCTTCGGTTTGGAAATTACGGGCCGCTGGTACAGCCGGATGATACCTTCATCATGCAGCCGCTTCCAGAGCGTTCTCTCTAACGGGAAGTCATGGTTGATGTAAAAGACGGTTTGTTTCCAGGACTTGTCATAGTAGTGGTCAGAAAAGCGCTCGTGGCCCTCGGTGATGAAGCCATAGGCGCTCACCTGCATGAAGGTTGGAGGAGAAATGAGGTCAGAGGTCACTCCCTCCCAGGCTTGTGCTCATGGGCTACGTGTTATTGGGGGGGCTGGGAAGCCCTTTGACATAGGGGGCCGGGCGCAGGCTCCCTGGTGTACActtgcacacgtgtgtgcatgcacactcacacccctcccccaccccagctgtggTTCCCCCGCAGGACCAGTccagggacacccccccccagCTGCTTCTCCAGCTGCTCCTGCCGTAGAGCCTCACCTGGTCACAGAGCTGAAGGGCCGTGAGCAGCAGGAGGGCTCCCGTGGTGGGACGGTAGATTCTCCAGTGTGTAGTGTCCAGGGTCTTCGACCTCAGAAACCTGAGAAATAGCCCAGCCCCCCTCCCAGCCGTCAGGAGGCGCAGGGATGCGAGGCACCCGGTGCCTTCCACACACGCCGGCCGCTCTGCTCTCACCTGTTCTTCATGTAGCGCATCAAGTCTGGGTGCATCAGCAGGTACCTGTCCATCCGCAAGCTTTCCCGGAAAGCCTCCTGGGGCCGGCGCCTGTGGGTGGCGGTGGGTGGTTCACCTCCCCAACGCGGCGGAGTCAGGGCCAGGGGCATGGCAGGGGGGCCCCTCTCGGGTGATCGCTAAGGTGGTCCCCACCGGCCCAGCCCTTCACAGCCTGCCCAGGACGCAGCTCGgccggggggcagggaggggcggtGGGTACCTGAACCACAGAAGGCTCTTCACCAGCGTCTGATTCAGAAGCAGCGCTTCCAGCCACTCGTAGTCTCGGGTGCCCTCCAGGAAGTGCAGGTAGCGGACATCCTGAGCACCAAGGACAGCGTCTGGCTCCGGAAGTCCTGCCTTCAGGACCCCGGGCTGGGGGGCTCCTGGTTCCAGTACCAGCCTGCCCGCTTGCTCTCCGCAGGCCTGTCTGCCCATCCTCCCTGCCCGCGCCCCTCGGATGAACAGAGCCTGCGCCAGCCAGACTCCGGACACGGGATGGGGGCTCCCTTTCTCCGCTCATGCTCCCCATTCAGAttctgtgtgtggccaggcccgtCCTCTTTGCTCACCTTCCCCAGAGGCACGTGCAGGAAACCCCGACCGCCCAAGGCAAGCAGGGACTGCGTTATGGAGAAGGCGGTGAAGCCGTAGAAGGACGTCCGGGTACCCACATCCTGTTCATAGCCCTTAGTGATGGCTCCACTCAGTCTACGGGAAGACAGAGCCACACAGGACAGGCCCCGTGAGTGCACGAGGGAAAGGCGTGAGGCGGGTGGGGAAGGCGaggagagatggggaggcagCAGGTATAAAGGGAAACTCTCTGGACAGCCCAGGCCTCCCACCTTCTGGATCGGGGCACAGAACACCCCCCTGGATCTCGCAGTCCGGATGGGGCGCTTGGGGTGGGGCCGTTTACCGGAACACGTAATCGTGGCTGTCTATCTCCTGGCCCACGTGGGAGTTGTTCAGGATGCCCCCGTTGCCCACCACGGCGCAGGTGATGCACTGGGAGCTCCCGGGGGGCAGGGCGGCCAGGAGCAGCTGCTGCTGGGGCACCGGAGGGAAGCCCGTCACCACCTTCTGCACCACTGCAAGGTGGGGGGGGACGCTCAGAGCCCTGGGGggggggacggggcggggggcggcccaCCATCTCTCCCAGCGCCAGGTGGGGGGTCCCCCCAGGGAAGAGGCCGGACCAGAGCCAGAGGCTCAGAGGCTCAGGTTCCACGGGGGCCGGTGGGCGCAGACTCACGGGAGCGGTTGAGCTCCATGAAGCCAAAGGGCGGCGGGAAGTGCTCCAGGCGCTCCCACTCTCTCGGGTTGAAGCGGCTGGAGTCCAGGAAGAGGGTGAGGTTGGCCAGAAAGAGCTTCCTGAGCCAGGGTGACTTGGAGGCCTTGACCTTCACCGAGTCGGGGCAGCTCTACATGCAGGAGGGTGGGTCAGGCAGGGAAAGGCCCAGGAAGGCcatggccaggggctgggctgggggtaggggcagaaagCGGGCCTCAACGTCTGGAAGGCGCCATCTGGGCTGCCTCTCCAGTCATCTTCCGAGGGCCTACTGACCCTCCTCGCCCTCGTCCTGGCTGCTGGAGCCCCGACAGTCCCAGAGAACGGGCCCTTCTTGGGGCTGTAGGGGATGCACcctggtgggtgggagggggacGGGGCTGTGGGAGAGCCTGGAGCGCTGGCCGGGGCCTGGCGGCAGGTCTTTGTGCAAACACACATATTCTGAAGGTTTCCCTCCCGAGGCCGTGGGCCCAGGCTGCTTTTCTTAGGGATGCAAGAGAGGGAAGGTGGGCGAAGCCAAGGCATTCCCACCAATCAGGGTCGGCATCAGGCTGGGGGGTCCTCAGCTGTTAGTCCTGCCCCTCCTTGCCCCCTCTCAAcccttgccccttcccctgcccgagGAGGGCCCCAGAGCAGGTAGaagtctctccccctgctcagtgACCTTCCAGACCTTCTGGGGGGCTCCCGGGCAGGGCTCCTCTCCGTCACCCCTTCGCTCGTTGCCTAGGCTAGGATCTGGGACCTGTCTTCCCCGCCCACTTCGACCACTTAAGGAAAGAAGGTGGGGGTCAAAGCAGGGTAGGGTAGGgcactgggggcaggggggataAGGCAGagcctgagggcagagcctgggaggTCAGGGAGGTGGTGGGGCTGTCTGCAGGGGGCTTCAGAGCAGAGAGGCCGTGGCCAGACTCACCGACTGTAGGGCCCCCGTGTCAAAGCTATATTGTTCCTCAAAATCCCACTGGGGCTCAGACTTGAAGTTGGTGGCCCGTAGACTTAGCCTTCTCTCTGTGGTGCGGTTCCAGAAGGGAGTGGAGGGTGGCGTGGCCCGGGCTGTCTCCCGGTGGGGGACAACCACTGTGGTCACTCCTTTCACTGTCCTCCCCCTGGACCCTGCTCCTGGCATGGTCAACACCTTGGTCTGACTTTTTGGCCTGGGTGTCCTTGCTGTGGTCTGCGCTTTGCCCTGAGGCTTTGGGGGCTCTGTCCTGGTGGCTGTGGGTTCCTTGTTCTGGTCCTGCCTGACTTtgatggtcctggggtcctgacTCCTCAGCGACAGTGTCTCTGCCCTGTCAGAGGCCACTGCCCTGTCCTGTGTCTTCGGAGGCAGCGTGTCCTGCATGGTGTCCTTCTCACTGGCCTCTGCTCTGGTGTCCTTCTGGGTGGGGTGGGCTGTGGCCTGGGCCAGGGGGGCCTCTGTGCCGTTCTCCTGCGCTGACCGTGCCCCCGGGGCCATTGTCCTTCCTCCTGCGGTGGTGACCTGCCATGCAGCCTTGTGGAACAACCCTGGAGACCTCTTCTTGTCCAGCATGTGCTGAACCCTAGGGACAGACGGAAATCTGGATGAAGGCCAAGGATCGTATCCATGGGTTGTCAGTATTTTTGCTGGCACCTTGGGTAGACTTCAAACCCGTTTCCATAAGACACGAAGGCAAGGAGTGTCACCGTCCGTACCCCCAGATGAAGCTGCACCCGTTGGTGATGGGTCTAGAAACTTACCTCTGACCCCTAGAGACCGTGGTGGGCTCGCCCTGGGGAGCAAGTGAACTCGGTGGGCACAAGGGAAGGGGCTCCGCCTGGGCAGGGCACGGTCCCAAACAGGTAGGCAGAACTCGATTAGTATCTGCCTTGTAAGTCAGACTGAGGAGTTTGGACTTTATCATTCGTCTTCTTGTCCAGGAGAAGCTTCTAGAGCATTTCAGGTGGGAGACAGGGACTGGGACTAGGGTCTGGGGGCGCAGGAGCTGAATTCCGCCCGGCCAGGCTTTCTCCTAGCAGTGGCAAAAGACTGGTGCAGGGCGCCTGGTCTGGCTTCTGGCACCCCCGGTTTTTGGCTCCAAGGattagatttcttttctcttcatttcccccTTTTGCCTGAGGCGCTGAAAGTACCCCTTCATTTATGCAAATCAGCATCAGGTGTTCTGCTGAGGAAAGCGTGGGTCCTCCACTGGGCGGGTTTCCCCAGCTGGACTTCAAGGTGGGTTCCCTGTGCTACACAGGTTTTCGGGGGTTCCTGGGAACCGTGGGAAAAAGAACCATCCTTTTTAGGGACCCATAGCCATCACCCTTGTGGATTTCCAGGTGTCCTTaactcctgctcctttccctgacATCCTTGGCCTCCCTGGCTCACCGTGACCCCTCTTGTCCCAAGTAACTCTCCTTTGTCTGCTTCTACCATTCTTCCCAGCCTTATATCTCAGACTTACTGAGaccacagaaagagaaggagagagaacatgaattgTGTAGCCAGAAAAACCTGAGTGAGAATCCCTAGAACTTTCCATGTCTTAGCTGGTGTGGCTGGAAGAAATCTTAACCCACCTGTCCCTGGGTTTttgtatctgtaaaatgggttgcTGCCTTTTGCTTCTGCAAGAAGTCTCTGTGAGCATTAACATGGGTTTAGCCTCTGGCACAAAATACGTGCTCAGCCAAACCAGTTCCCGGCTTCTCAGCACTGCCTTGGTGCTCTGCTCCTAGTCACTTGTGGTTTGTCCCATGCAAGGTGGGGGACTGCTGAGTCTGGTCTCCTCCTTCTCTGGTTGTAGCTTTGAATTCCCACCTCCCAACTCCGTGGccactaatttgttcttttatgCGGCACATATTTATTGAGCGCCTCCTATGTATGGAGGTGTATGAGTTACTGGGGTATCTTCCTTCCCCTGACGGAGCCCAGGATGCAAAGGGGACGACAGATCATCACACAGATAGACGTCAGGTTGTCCCCCCGGACACGTGCTGGGGAATGGGCGAGCATGAAGGAGCCATGGGAGGTAGCCAGACCCAAAGCTCCATCTCCTGGGACAAATGAGAGGACTAGAAACCTGCGCTGCCAAACTGGGCGTGTCTGGGGATTGTGTTCATTCAAGGGCAAGGTCAAACTCCTCCCTAAATCGCAAACTTGGAGGTGGCAGCAATAACCCCCAGCAGCCCTTCCCGCGAAGCCTGCCACCATAAGCCACATCATCACATAGAAGCTTTCGGAAGGCTTTCGGGACCCACCAGGAAATGGATTTAAACCAGCGGAATAGAATAGACTCTGAAACATGTAAGACGTGGAACGTCTCATTCAACAGATGTCTGGTGCAACGTGCTGTGTGGGTCCCGGGAACACAGACTTGAATAAGGCACAGACTTTCACCTGCGGAGGACACTGTAGGCATTGTTATTCCAGGTGGAAGATGGAGGAGACGTTCATCACTAGAGAAATTCAGGGCAGGCCCTGGTGTTATGTGCACTAGGCCGATGACCTCCGTTAATCCTTCCTCATTTAGGGCCTCCCTCCCGCATCGCCGCCAGCCCTCATGGCGGTACCGTATTTCCTGCTTTCTGGGACTCAGGGAAGCACATTCATTCTGGTTTTGCAAGAAGGGCGCTCTCTGGCCTGACCTTGAAACAGAGAAGACCTTACTCCTCTGGGCGGTTGTTAGGGAAAAGGCTAGCCGTGGGTCCTTCCTCCTTGGAGCACAGGCATTTTTAACCGGCCTCATGTAGCCAACGCCTCTGCCTCTGTTACCTGGCTCAGAGAAGCGATGTGGAGAGTTATCCCGGCCCAGAGGGGAGAGCAAGGCGGTGACACCGGGCCAGATGGTGACATGGAGCAGCCTGGAAAAACTAATAGGCTTCGAGACTCTTGAACCTTTAttccttgttttccatttttaactaagaaaaaaaatggagggaggCATTTATCATAAGGATAGAAaacgttggggcgcctgggtggctcagtgggttaagccgctgccttcggctcaggtcatgatctcaggatcctgggatcgagtcccatgtcgggctctctgctcaacagggagcctgcttccctctctctctgcctgcctctctgcctacttgtgatctctctctgtcaaataaataaaatcttaaaaaaaaaaaaaaagaaaagaaaacgtcTTGAGGAGCCCAAGCACAACATGTGGCTGAGCTTCTAGAAGGGTCTGGAACCTGGAGGCTCTCTCTTAGGCTGCTTTCCACTCTCCACTCCTCAACCCGCGCGCAACGGCGGAGGACGGCCGCCCCCGCAGAAGCAGGAACACCTGCTCCCGGGACTCATGACTCTGCTCCCAGTTCTTAATTTTTATGGTTCTGGCCCACTTGGGTCCCTTCCTGCGCCTGACCACATGGCAAGTGACACGGGTCCTGGGTTCCACCCTGTGCAGGGGAGGAGGACAGTCTCAAGAGAAAGAGATGGTTGTTGGCTCATGAACTGGGTAGACATTGCTAAAGTGTCCATTCTGAACGGATGCCATCCACGCAGAGTGGAAACCCTGAGATAGTCCTGATcctactcatttaaaaaatttatttatttatttatttaagaaagagagagagagagagagagagtgagcacgcgcacaagcagggggaccaggagacagagggagaagcagacttccgttgagcagggagcccaaagcgggtctcactcccaggactctgggatcacgacctgggccgaaggcagacgcttcattgactgagccacccaggtgccccaatccagAACATTCTTGAGGGATCTGGGCCACCTTATGTTGGTGCTGTGAAGTTTGATGACCTTAAAACTCACTCTTCTCCCCTTCAATGGCACAAGGGAGCTGAAGCTTCAAGCTAGAGGCACAACAAAGGCCTAGGCGTTAGCTCAGAGAGCAAACAGCTCTTGTTACCCACCCGTGAACCTCGGAATCACCTCCCTCTGCATGTCCCATCCTCAAACCGCAAGAGGCCTCTAGAAGTTTCCCTCCCAAAGTGCAAACACCTCGGCACGGCTGTGATCGGGGAGATGGCGCACCAGGGTGGGCTTCTCCACAAGACATCTCAGACACACGGCCCAGAGAGCTGGCTGTCTGCCTCGTGGCCACGCCAGCCCTGGGGACGGAGCACCCTGAGCTCCTCTCTACAGTCCCTCCCAGAGGCAGAAGGCACAAGGTCCCTGGTAGGTTACTGAAGACTCCTTTACATTTTACAGGAAGTCACAGCAATGACCCAGGTACTGACAAAATTATGTAATTAAGTTTCATTTCAATTCCCTATAATTAAATACGACTATGATTGCTAGGAATGTGGGTGTTTATGTAGGCATTTCTTTATGCTCATGCATGGTATTTACTGAATGCTCAAATTCCTTCCGTCTGTGTGGTGGGTGCCCTGCATTCGCCTTGTCCAGACCTTGGGCAATCCTGGGTTTGAACAGCATGAGTAAGGCCAGGGTGGGGTGAAGGGGGGAGCCTGTTGTCTATGAAGGGTTCAGACGGACAGGTGAGTCATGCTTGGATCTCATCCAAGCAAAGAAACAACTCAATATCAAATTCTGATCTATTTGGgaggtaaaaatataaaatgttgcactttaaaaataaatttatcattaGCAGGGTTTACCTGGCTCTGTGCAATAAAGGAAATGGATACAAAAGATGAATTATCTGGCATCCTCTTCCCTCTTAAGTCTGAATTACCCAACACCACGGGGGAcctggaagggaagaaagggcaaaaggTTCCAAGTTTATTTATACTTGAAGCCATGAAAAACTGTGGGCAAGAGAGCAGAGTTTTCCCATGACTATGACACAGATGATCCTTGAATACTGTGTGGTTTAGGGACACTGACCCGCACACTGTCGAAAATCTGCACATGACTCTTGGCTCCCCAGAACTTGACTGCTAATAGCCCAGTGTTGGCCAGAATCCTTGCCAATAGCATAAACCagtcaacacatattttgtatgttatatgtattatgtacatagatatttttaaagattttatttatttatttgacagagagagacacagcgagagagggaacacaagcagagggagagggagaagcaggcttcccgctgagaagggaacccg
Encoded here:
- the ST6GALNAC1 gene encoding alpha-N-acetylgalactosaminide alpha-2,6-sialyltransferase 1 isoform X1; translation: MRTCLPRINRLDHAAQWLLLLAVLVVFLFLLPSFMKEPNTKPSRVQHMLDKKRSPGLFHKAAWQVTTAGGRTMAPGARSAQENGTEAPLAQATAHPTQKDTRAEASEKDTMQDTLPPKTQDRAVASDRAETLSLRSQDPRTIKVRQDQNKEPTATRTEPPKPQGKAQTTARTPRPKSQTKVLTMPGAGSRGRTVKGVTTVVVPHRETARATPPSTPFWNRTTERRLSLRATNFKSEPQWDFEEQYSFDTGALQSSCPDSVKVKASKSPWLRKLFLANLTLFLDSSRFNPREWERLEHFPPPFGFMELNRSLVQKVVTGFPPVPQQQLLLAALPPGSSQCITCAVVGNGGILNNSHVGQEIDSHDYVFRLSGAITKGYEQDVGTRTSFYGFTAFSITQSLLALGGRGFLHVPLGKDVRYLHFLEGTRDYEWLEALLLNQTLVKSLLWFRRRPQEAFRESLRMDRYLLMHPDLMRYMKNRFLRSKTLDTTHWRIYRPTTGALLLLTALQLCDQVSAYGFITEGHERFSDHYYDKSWKQTVFYINHDFPLERTLWKRLHDEGIIRLYQRPVISKPKM
- the ST6GALNAC1 gene encoding alpha-N-acetylgalactosaminide alpha-2,6-sialyltransferase 1 isoform X2; amino-acid sequence: MLDKKRSPGLFHKAAWQVTTAGGRTMAPGARSAQENGTEAPLAQATAHPTQKDTRAEASEKDTMQDTLPPKTQDRAVASDRAETLSLRSQDPRTIKVRQDQNKEPTATRTEPPKPQGKAQTTARTPRPKSQTKVLTMPGAGSRGRTVKGVTTVVVPHRETARATPPSTPFWNRTTERRLSLRATNFKSEPQWDFEEQYSFDTGALQSSCPDSVKVKASKSPWLRKLFLANLTLFLDSSRFNPREWERLEHFPPPFGFMELNRSLVQKVVTGFPPVPQQQLLLAALPPGSSQCITCAVVGNGGILNNSHVGQEIDSHDYVFRLSGAITKGYEQDVGTRTSFYGFTAFSITQSLLALGGRGFLHVPLGKDVRYLHFLEGTRDYEWLEALLLNQTLVKSLLWFRRRPQEAFRESLRMDRYLLMHPDLMRYMKNRFLRSKTLDTTHWRIYRPTTGALLLLTALQLCDQVSAYGFITEGHERFSDHYYDKSWKQTVFYINHDFPLERTLWKRLHDEGIIRLYQRPVISKPKM